In a single window of the Vitis vinifera cultivar Pinot Noir 40024 chromosome 6, ASM3070453v1 genome:
- the LOC100265466 gene encoding uncharacterized protein LOC100265466, with the protein MPSEEASAETASQENVEALLEAARYDDIDDVKIIASAGVSLDSKDSQGRTALHMAAANGHLDVVEFLISSGVDLNASNVEKNTPLHWACLNGHIEVVKNLILAGANVTALNSHERTPMDEAVSRGKMDVIDAINAAVAQVELTGIGVSET; encoded by the exons ATGCCGAGCGAAGAAGCTTCAGCCGAAACGGCGTCGCAGGAGAACGTAGAGGCCTTGCTTGAA GCTGCTAGATATGATGACATTGATGATGTTAAAATCATAGCTTCTGCTGGAGTTTCTCTTGATTCTAAGGATTCACAAGGGAGAACAG CACTTCACATGGCTGCAGCTAATGGACATCTTGATGTTGTGGAGTTTCTTATCAGTAGTGGAGTG GATCTTAATGCTTCTAATGTGGAGAAGAATACACCACTTCATTGGGCTTGCTTAAATGGGCATATTGag gtggTTAAAAATCTGATTCTTGCTGGAGCAAATGTAACTGCACTAAATAG CCATGAGAGGACTCCAATGGATGAAGCAGTAAGTAGGGGAAAGATGGATGTTATTGACGCAATTAATGCAGCTGTGGCACAAGTTGAACTTACTGGCATTGGGGTTTCTGAAACTTAA